GAGCGGGACCGCGAACTCGCCGCGTTCCTCCGCGAAGAGTTCGCAGACGAGATCGACGCCGGCGAACTGACCGTGATCGAGGGCGACGCCCTGGAAGTCGAGCTCCCCGAATTTACCGCGTCGGTCTCGAACCTCCCCTACGGCGTTTCGAGCGAGATCGCGTTTCGACTCTTTCCGGAAAAGAAGCCGCTGGTCTTGATGTTTCAACAGGAGTTCGCCGAGCGGATGGTCGCCGAATCCGATACGTCGGAGTACGGGCGACTGTCCGTCTCGAGCCAGCACTACGCGGATATCGAACTCGTCGAATCGATCCCGAAGGAGGCGTTCTCGCCGCCGCCAGCGGTCCAGAGCGCGGTGATTCGAGCGGTTCCGCGGGAGCCCGACTACGCGGTCGAGAACGAGGAGTTCTTCCTGCGGTTCGTCAAGGCGCTGTTCACGCAGCGGCGAAAGACCATCCGGAACGGGATTCGGAATACGGCTCACATCTCCGGACTCGAGGAGCCGGAGGCGGTCGTGGACGCGGCCGAGGACGACGTGCTCCAGAAGCGGGCCGGTGCGATGGCGCCGGCGGATTTCGCCGCACTGGCCCAACTCGCGTGGGATGTCGGCGAGCCCGACGATCGCTAATCCCCGTCGCGGCCGAAGATGGGCGAAAGACTCCCGTCGGAGCCGGCGACTACCCGAACCCCCAACCAACGGATACTCAAAGCTGCACTGACGAGAGGCTGAGAGACGAACGCATGACCGGACTACTGACTGGGCCCGATTGGTTGTCGGAGCTGTTTCCGACGACCCCCCTCAAACTGGCGGTGTCGGTCGTAGCGGTCGGACTCGTCATCGCCGTGCTGGTCTCCTATCGGCGGCACCACACGTGGCTGGCCGACCGGACGAGGCCGATGTACGCCGACGTGCTTTCGATGACGCTGCTCATCGGAAGCTGTCTGGTGAGCCTCGTCGTCGTGACGGGCGTGTGGGGTCGGACGAACGAGATTCAGCAACTCTTTGCCGGTCTCAATCTCAGTACCGAAACCGTTCCCCGTGCCGTGTTTTCCTTCGTCCTGCTCGTCGCGACCGTCATCGTCTCGCGGTTCGTCCGACGGATCATCGAGGAGGTGATGAACTCGGCGGCGGCCGTCACGGAACATCAGCGACAGGTCACGCATCGGCTCTCGCAGGTGACCATCTGGTCCGCTTCGCTCGTCATCATCCTGGGGATCTGGATCGAGGACCTCGGCAGTCTGCTCGTCGGGGCCGGGTTCCTCGGGATCGTTCTCGGGATGGCCGCCCGGCAGACCCTCGGAACGATGCTGTCCGGATTCGTCCTGATGTTCGCACGCCCCTTCGAGATCGGCGACTGGATCGAGGTCGACGACAACGAGGGGATCGTCACCGACATCTCGATCGTCAACACCCGCATCCGGTCGTTCGACGGCGAGTACATCATGATCCCCAACGACGTCATCGCCTCGAGCATGGTAACCAACCGCTCGAAGCGCGGCCGGCTACGACTCGAGATCGAGGTCGGCGTCGACTACGGCACCGACGTCGACCGAGCGGCAGAGCTCGCGGCGGAAGCGGTCGAAGACGTCGAGGAGGCGATGACCGCACCGTCGCCGCAGGTCGTCGGCAAGTCCTTCGGCGACTCGGAGGTGGTGCTGGGGGTCCGGTTCTGGATCGACAAGCCGAGTGCCAGACGCTATTGGAAGGCCAGAACCGCCGCTATCGACGCCGTCAAGCGCGCGTTCGAGGACGAGGACGTCAAGATTCCGTTCCCGCAGCGCGAACTCTCCGGCCGTGCGGAAACCGACGGCCTCCGGATCGCCGACGAGGACCGACACCCGCCGTCGGACGAGCGAGACAGTCGCGGGACGGAACACCGCATGACGTCACCGGAGGACACGTAGATGGGGCTCGAGGAGCGCCGCGATCGGGAACCGGACGTCTACCAGCCCGCGGAGGACTCGGAGCTGCTCGCCGAGGCGGCCTGCGAACGACTCGCGGAGAGCGAACTCGTCCTCGAGGTCGGAACCGGCTCCGGCTACGTCGCCGGACGGATCGCCGACGAGACGAGCGCTCGCGTGATCGCGTCGGATCTCAACCCACACGCCGTGCGACAGGCCCGTAGGGAGGGGGTCGAGACGGTGCGGGCGGATCTCGTCTCGCCGTTTCGGGACGAGACGTTCGATGCCGTCGTGTTCAATCCTCCCTACCTGCCGACCGACCCCGAGAACGAGTGGGACGACTGGATGGAACACGCCCTGTCTGGCGGCGAGGACGGCCGGGCCGTCATCGATCCCTTCCTCGAACACGTCGGCCGCGTCCTCGCTCCCGATGGGGTCGTCTACCTGCTCGTCAGCAGCCTCACCGGGGTCGACGGGGTCGTCGAGCGGGCCGGCGAGGCCGGCTTCAGTGCGGTCGCCGTCGCCGACGAGTCGTTCCCGTTCGAGACGCTGACGGTGCTCGAGTTGCTCCGGTAGCGGCCGAAAAGCTGGCAACGAAAATACGTCATCCGAAGATTCTTTTCCGATGGGTGAGAGGTTTCGAGTGATGCCCTCCACCCGCCGAACCCTGCTGACGACCGTCGGTGCGACCGGTGGGAGCGTCGCATTCGCCGGTTGTTCGCTGCTCTCGCGAGTCAGGGGCCCCGACGACCCGCCGCCGTCCGGTGTCGACGAGCTACCGGATCCCGGGAATAGCGCCCGCGGTGCGAACGGCGAATGGTCGACGTTCGGTTGTAATGCGGCCAACACCCGCGAGGTTGCTGACGGTCAAGCACCGGTCGATGGCGTCACCGAGCGCTGGCGCGTGGAAGTCGCACAACTCACCTATCAGGCACCCGTCGTCGCCGGCGGACGCGTCTATCAACCCGACGTGGACACGCTTCGGGTCCTCGACGCCGCCGAGGGGACGGAACTCTGGACGGATGAGAGCGTCGAGAGGGCGCCGCTGATCTGGAACGACGTCGCCTACGTTTCGACCGGGGATGCGATTCGCGCGCTCGAGGCCGACACGGGCGAGCAACTTTGGGAACGGGAATTCGAGACGCCCGGTGCGGTAACGGCGCCGGCGACGCGCGCCGGTGAGCAACTCATCTGTGGCGCAGGGGAACGAGTCGTCGCACTCGATCCCGACGACGGGACGGTTCGGTGGGACCGCGAGGTCTTCGGACAGATACAGGACCATCCAGCCGTCTTCAAGGCCCACTGGTTCGTCATCACCACTCGAGCCGGGATGGTGTATCTGCTGGACAGGGACGGAATGGGTGGACGACGGTGGCAACTACCCGCCGAGCCGACGGCGCCGCCCAGCGCGGACACCGACTCGGTCTACGTCAACTGCAGAGACGGAACCACGTACGCGCTGATGGACGACGGGTTATCGGACCCGACTCGGAACTGGACGGCCGATACCGGCTGGGCCGACCGCGGCATTGCCGTGGCCGACGGTCTCGTTCTCGTCGCGAACGGGCAGGGGCTTCACGCCGTCGATACCGAATCCGGTGATCGACACTGGAAACACGGCATCGGCGATTGGCGACACACTGCGCCGGCGTACGGTCGCGACACCGTCTTCGTCGGCGGCGACCGTCTTCACGCAGTGGACCCGACGCCTGGAGACAGTCCGGGCGGCGGCCCTGCAGTCCGGTTCGAGCGAGAGTTCGCGGGCCGCGTCGGCCCCGGTCCGGTCCTCGACGACGGCACGATCTACGTCGTGGCGCAGGTCGATGACGAGACGTACGCCCTGCTGGCACTGGAGTGATACTGCGGATCCCCTCGCGGAGTCCGATACACCCGAATCGACTCGCCCACCGATAGCGGCCCCTCTCGGTGTCGGGCCGACAGCCGTTCGTCGGGTAGCAGGAGTGTGGCGCTTGTTCACGCACGTCTCGAAATCGGGCCCGGAATCGGCCGAAACCCGGGCAAATTACTGCTGTGTATTAGAACGGATGGAAAATATTAAGCGTCGGTATAGCCTAGCCGGGGACACGATGACTGAGTACGTTTCGACCACGCCGGGGCTGTATCCGCTCCCGGACTGGGCGAAAGACGACCTTTCGGATCTGAAAGGGCACCAGAAACACGACCTCATCAGCGGCGATGAAGGCGAGGAAATTACGACGGCCTACGAGGAGGCTCGCGAGGAAGTGATCGGCGTCCAGCAGGATGCCGGTCTCGACCGCATCGTCGAAGGCCAGCTGCGCTGGGACGACATGCTCGCCCACCCGCTGGCGGTCGCCGACGCCGTCGAAACGCGCGGGATCGTCCGCTACTACGACAACAACAACTTCTACCGAGAGCCGGTCGTACAGGACGACCTCGAGCCCACCGGCGACGTCGCCGACGAACTCGAGACGGCAGCCGAACTGGCCGACGGTGACGATCTGCAGGCCGTCCTCCCCGGTCCGTACTCGCTCGCCGATCTCGCCACCGACGAACACTACGGCGACGAGGCGGAGTTCCTCGGCGCCATCGCGGAGTTCCTCGAGGGCGAGGTCGACGCCTTCCCCGCACACGAGACGCTGTTCCTGCTCGAGCCCTCGCTGGTCGAGAGTGCACCCGAGGACGGGCGGGACGAGCGAGCCAGCGAGGCGATCGATCGCGTCGCGAGCGCGACGGACGCCGACGTCGTCGTCCAGCCCTACTGGGGCGCGCTCGAGGAGAAGGTCTACGCGCACCTGCTCGACGCCGATATCGACGCGGTCGGCTTCGACTTCGTCGCAAACCAGGACGACAACCTCTACAACATTCAGGAGTACGGCGCACCCGACGACATCGCGCTGGGCCTGGCTGACGGCCAGAACACGCTCGTCGAGGACCCCGAAGCGATCCGCGACCGGACCGAGTGGGTCGAAGGCCAGCTCGGCGTCACCGACTTCGAGACGGTCTACCTGACGACGAACACGGAGACGTTCTACCTGCCCTACGGCAAGTACGTGGAGAAACTCGAGGTCCTTGCCGAAGCAGCGGACCTCGCGGAGGTGAAAGCAGCATGAGCAACGAAAACAAAGACCAGTTCCGACGGCCCGATCACGAGTCCGACCACTTCCTGCTGACGACCGTCGTCGGCTCCTACCCCAAGCCCAAGTGGCTCAACCGCGCGAAGGAGCTCTACCAGGACGACGATCACGGCTTCGACGAGGACGATTATCAGGAGGCCAAAGACGACGCGGCGCGGCTCATCACGAACGAACACGAGCGCGCCGGCCTCGACGTCGTCGTCGACGGCGAGATGCGGCGCAACGAGATGGTCGAGTTCTTCGCCCACCGCATCGAGGGCTACGAGTTCAACGGCCCCGTCAAGGTCTGGGGACACAACTACTTCGACAAGCCCAGCGTCGTGAGCGAGGTCGAGTACGACGAAAGCTGGCTCGTCGACGAGTACGAGTTCACCGCCGAAGCGAGCGATCGTCCGGTCAAGGTCCCCATCACGGGCCCCTACACCCTCGCGAACTGGTCGTTCAACGAGGCCTACGATGACGACGACGAGCTCACCTTAGAGCTCGCCGACCTCGTCAACGAGGAGATCGAGAAGCTCGTCGACGCCGGCGCTCGCTACATCCAGATCGACGAGCCCGCGCTCGCGACCACGCCCGACGACCACGCCATCGTCGGCGAGGCGCTCGAGCACATCGTCGCCGACATTCCCGACGACGTCCGCATCGGCCTCCACGTCTGTTACGGCGACTACTCGCGTATCTACCCCGAGATCCTCGAGTTCCCGGTCGACGAGTTCGACCTCGAACTCGCGAACGGCGACTACGACCAGCTCGACGTGTTCAAAGACCCCGAGTTCAGCAAGGACCTCGCCCTCGGCGTCTGCGACGCCCACGTCGCCGAGGTCGAGTCCGTCGAGCAGATCGAGGAGAACATCAAGAAGGGCCTCGAGGTCGTCCCGCCGGAACAGCTCGTCGTCTCGCCGGACTGCGGCGTGAAGTTGCTGCCCCGCGAGGTCGCCTACGGCAAGATGGCGAACATGGTGCAGGCGGCTCGCAACGTCGAGGCGGATCTCGACGCGGGTGAGATCGACGTGGAACGCGGTGCGCCGACGCCAGCAGACGACTGACCGGCGTTTCGACGCAGTCGACAGTCCGCTCCGTGTACTGTTTCTCCGTCAAATCGATCGTCTTGCCCGATAGTCGCGGGTCCAAGTTGGGAGTCCGCGCTCCTCACTGATCCCGTGATACCTCTTCCGTTCGGTACTCTTGTTGACGATTGTCATTTTTCATAGAAAATATTTATTTAGATACGAGTTGCAGTATTGTCTCGCATGTCAGATAATAACCGATCGGTACACGGTTCGGAATCAATCGATGACTCTCGACGGACGTTTATGAAAACGACCGGTGTGGCGACCGCAGCGTCCACGATTGGCGTCGGAACGAATACAGCCGCTGCCGAGGGCGATGCCGACGACATCGGCGGTCTAATCGGCGAGATGAGCCTCGAGCAGAAGGTCGGCCAGATGACGCAGGTAGCGATCGACGACCTCGGCGACGGGTTCGGTCCCGACACCGAGTTCAACGATCACGACGACGTCGACACGCTCGGCGAGCTGTTTACCGATCTCCACGTCGGATCGGTCCTCAACGGCGGCGCGTCCGGCCCGACGTGGGACGGGGAGGAGTTCGTCGCGGGACTCAACCGCCTTCAGGAGTACGCCGTGACGAACACCGATCACGGGATCCCCTTCCTCTGGGGCGGGGACGCCCTCCACGGAAACACCTTGCTGGACGGCTGCACGAGCTTCCCCCAGCGGCTCAACATGGGAGCGACCCGCGACGTCGAACTCGTCGAGGCGGCGGCGACACACACCGGAAACGAAATCGCGGCGATGGGCGGCCACTGGATCTTCGGTCCGACGGTCGACGTGCTCCGCGACATGCGCTGGGGGCGGTACTTCGAGGGCCACAGCGAGGACTCGATGCTGCTGGGCGAACTGGGGCGAGCGCGAGCGCGCGGGTTCCAGCGAAGCGATCGCGTCGCCGCGACGGTCAAACACTTCGCCGGCTACGGAACGCCCAATACCGGCAAGGATCGCGCACACGCTCGGACATCGATGCGGGATCTCCGCACACGTCAACTCCCGGCCTACGCGCGAGCGCTCGAGGAGGCAGAGACAGTGATGGTCAACAGCGGGGCCGTCAACGGCAAGCCCGCCCACGCCTCGCAGTGGCTGCTGACGCAGGTGCTGCGGGAGCGGTACGGGTTCGACGGCGTCGTCCTGACCGACTGGGACGACTTCGAACGGATGCTCTCGAACCACGAGTACCTGCCCGATACGGAGGCGGGCTGGCGCGAGGCGGTCAGGCAGGGACTCGAGGCCGGGATCGACATGCACATGTGTGGCGGGGAGACGCCGCCGACGAAGTTCATCGAGACGACGATCGATCTCGTCGAAAGCGGTGAAATCCCCGAAGAGCGAATCGACGAATCGGTCCGTCGGATCCTCGAACTGAAGCGCGACCTCGGTCTGTTCGAGCAGCCGACGGTCCCGGAGGACGAGATCGGCGACCTCGTCGGCGGTGCGCAGGAGGTCTCCGAGCGACTCGCCAAGGAGTCGCTGGTTCTGCTGGCGAACGAGGGCGACGCGCTCCCGCTCGAGGGTCCCGAATCATTGCTGTTGACCGGGCCGGGGATCGAGGCGGGAACGGAGAACCGGTTCCTGATGCAACACGGGGGCTGGACGCTCGGCTGGCAGGGGATCGAGGACGGAGACCTGACCGAGGAGGGGCCGCGGCCGCGACAGAACACCATCGCGGACGAGCTCTCCGACCGGCTCGACGAGCGGTTCACGCACGTCCCGACCGAGTTCGAGGCCGCACCCTACACAAGTATCTACGAGAACTTCGACAACGGGTTCTTCGACGTGACCGACGAACAGGAGGCGGCGGTCGTCGACGCCGCCGGGACGGCCGACGCCGTCGTCGTCGTTCTCGGCGAAGGGCCCCACAACGAGGGATTCGGGGACCGCGATAAGATGGGCTTCCCGAAGGCGCAGCGAGAACTCGTGGCGCTGGTCGACGGGGAAACCGCGGACGACGTTCCCATCATCGGCGTGATCCTCGCCGGCAGCCCGCGCGGAACCGCTGACACGTTCGATCATCTCGACGCGATCCTGTTCGCTGGTCAGCCCGGCAGCGATACCGGCGTCGCGGTAACCGACGCGCTCTTTGGCGACTACAATCCCTCGGGGCGGCTCCCGTTCACCTGGGAGTCGAACGTCGGTCACGTGCCGCTGTTCTACGACGACTATCCGCCGCGCCAATCCGTCGGCGCGGCCGACGGCATGATCCAGTACGAGTTCGGACACGGCCTCTCGTACACAGAGTGGGAGTACTCGGGGCTCTCGCTGTCGACGAACTCGATCAGAAACCCCGCGTCGACCGCGACCGTCACGGCGACCGTCGGCGTCGAGAACGTCGGCGATCGGGCCGGCGAGCACATCGTGGAGGTATACAACACCGAGTTCTACGGGTCCGTCCTGCAGCCCCACCGTCGGCTGATGGGGTTCGAGCGAGTCGCCCTCGAGCCGGGCGAGTCCGCGACCGTCGATGTCGAACTCGACCTCGCGACGCTCGAGGTCGTCCCCGGCGACGTGCCCGGTGACAGAGCGAAGGTCGTCGAAGCCGGCGAGTACGAACTCTCGGTCGGCGACGAGACGACGACGCTGACCGTCGAGAACGAGGCGTCGATCACGGACCCCGAACCGGTACCCGGCCGGTACGACATCGACGGCGACGGCGAAGAGGACTTCGAGGACGTGATGGCCCTCTACCGGCGACTCAAGCGCCGGAAGCGACGAGGGAAACGCGGGCGCGGGCGAGAACGGGATCGGGGCCATCCAGGCCGTTAACGGGTCCCGTAACGGGGTATCGTCTCCTCGAGAGCGACGATGGGACGGCGTCAGGGACCGTGCTCCCAGTCGCGAGGATCGACATCCAACGATCGACCGCCCGTCCCGATGCCGATCGCGCCGTCCCGTCGAACGGTGATCCCGTAGCCGAACAGGGTCAGTTCGAAGATCACGTCGGTCTCCGACCCGCCGTCGCCGCGGATCGGTTCGTCGACGGCGAACTCGATCGACTCGATCGCCTGTCCGTCGTCCGCGATCGGCTCGAACGTCGTCGCAGTCAGGCCTCGGATGGTCCCCTCGACGGTAAACGCGATCACACCGGACGACAAATCGACCGAATCGGCGTCGTCAGTCGACGGACGGGCCGCCCGAATATCGTCCGCGATGTCCTCCCCGTCCGGCCTGGCGATGCCGACGTCGACGTCATCGAGGCGGAGCGATGCCGGCCCCGTCAGGTCGATCGAGACGGGGTCCGATTCCGCGGCTGAGACCGTGACTCCAACCGGATTCAGCGTCGCTCCCTCGAATTCGGCAAGCAAGGCGGAAACGACCGTCAGGGTGCCTTCGATGGCGAACTCGAGACGGTTCGGTGGCTCGGTCCGGATGTCGACGCCGTTCAATCGGATACTCTCGTGCTCGTCGGGGTCGATTCGGATGCTCATTCGGTCCTCGTACCTCCTCGTAGGACCCGAGTGGGTGAAACGTTATCGTGGATCACGGAACAGACGTGTTCGCAGACGAACGGATTTCACTGATTCATCGCGACGCGCTATCGGTCGATCCGGGTTCGAATAGCGTCGTCCGATCCGCCGATGCACCGCTAGTCGAACGTGAACAGTCGAACGTCGCAGTCGGGGCAGAACAGCTTTTCCTGCGGCGTCGACCCCGCGGGCGTCACTTCACCGCAACAGGTCGCTCGCGAGACCGTCAGTTCCCCCTCGCAGCGGGGACACCGTTCGAGGAGCGACCGCAACGGCCGGCCGGCAGCGAGGCGCACCGATTCGTCGTCGATTCGCGATTCGAGAGCGCGGGCGGCGGCGAGTTCGGCGATCGCGACTCCCTCGTCGAGCGTGCCGGTCTGCCTTCCGTTCCCCTCGAGACGGATGGTCGACTCCCGGCCGCGCCAGTCGAGCCCGACCGTGGCGTCGATAGCGGGGTCGGTCAGTTCGTCGGCTTCGGCGGCGAGTGTGTCGAGGCCGCGACCGCGGAGTTGGGCCATCTCGTGGCGCCAGTCGTCACGAAACGAGTCCTCGAGCGAAAGCTCCTCGCCGTCGGGAACGACTACACCTGTCTCGAGCAGTGCGGTGACGACTGCGTCACCGGATGGGGGATTCGTCTCGGCGGTCCCGTCGGTGGCGATGCCGGTTTTCGACAGCGAGTCGGCGTCGCGATCGGTGTGGGTGCCGTACTCGAAGCCGTCGAACGGGAGCGCGGCAACCAGTTGCGGCGCGAATTTCGGGGTGTACGGCACCAGATAGCCGCGAAGCCAGAGCGCCACGGTACCGACGACGGCGAGTAGCGCGGCCAGGAGGCGGCGGCCGGTGATCGTCAGTATCCCGACGGCGATCGTCAGTAGAACGCTGTTCGTAACCGTACACGGCCAGCACCGATTGTCGCCAGTGTACTCCGGCCGCCGGAGCCGCTCCGTCGTGTCGTCCATAGCGGGCCAGTTGCGATTCGGTCACCTTGAATATGGCCACCACAGCCAGTCTTTTTTACAACGGGTGTTATATACAGTCGAGATGCACACAGGCGGAACTGCTATTCGAACACTGGTACCCCGCTCCGATCGAACGCGACGGACCGGTCGACGTGAGGCGCTGACCGGGCTGTCCGCGCTGTCGGCGTCGATCGAACGATCACGCGAGGTGAGAACCGATGGACGGTGACGAACTGGTCGAGATCCTCGAGGACGCGGGACTATCGCCGTATCAGGCGGACGCGTTCGTCACGTTGCTCGGGCTGGGATCGGCGTCGGCGACCGACATCGCGCAGGCCAGCGACGTCCCGGATCCGCGAATCTACGACGTCCTGCGGGGACTCGAGGAGAAGGGGTACATCGAGACCTACGAACAGGACAGCCTCCACGCCCGGGCGCACGATCCGGCCGACGTGCTGGCCGACCTCCGATCGCGAGCGAACCGCTTCGAGACGGCGGCGGACGAGATCGAGGATCGCTGGAGTCGCCCGGACATCGAGGAACACAAGGTGAGCATCGTCAAGCGGCTCGATACGGTCCTGACACGAGCCGACGAGCTGATTCGGTCCGCGACGAATCAGGTCCAGATCGGACTCACTCCCCCGCAGTTCGACGATCTCTCGCCGGCGCTGGAAGAGGCCCACGAGAACGGCGTCGACATCAAGATCTGTCTCTTTCCGATACTGAGCGACGAGTCCCCGGTTCCGTCGACGGACGCGCTTTCCCGGGCGTGTTCGGAGGCGCGGTACCGCGACGTTCCGTCGCCGTTCGTCGCACTCGTCGACCGATCCTGGACCTGTTTCTCCCCGCACGGTGGGTCGACCAACGAGTACGGCGTGATCGTCAACGATCGGACCCACGCCTACGTCTTCAACTGGTACTTCCTCACCTGTCTCTGGGACGTCCACGAGGTGCTGTACTCGGCGCGCAGTGACGAGCCGCCGATGACGTACGTCGACCTTCGGCACTGTCTCCGCGATATCGAACCACTGCTCGAGGACGGGCGAACGATCGAAGCGACCGTCGAGGGCTTCGAGACGGAGACGGGACGGGAAGTGTCGTGCCGCGGAACGGTCACCGATATCACCTATGCTGGCGTCTCTGCGAGCGATGGAAAGACGACGCCGCTCAACCAACTCGCCGGCAAAGCGTCGCTGACCCTTACCACCGAGGACGGAACGTACTCCGTCGGGGGCTGGGGAGCGATGCTCGAGGACTACGAAGCGACGCGGATCACGATCGAGGCGGTCGACTGAGGAACCGCCGTTAGACGTCTCTAATTGCCGCCGTTTGGATTTCTGATCCAGTAGCGACTGCCCCGACGCGATCGTCGATGGGGGCTCGCGCTGGGGCGAGCGATGGTCGCTATTTTGTTAACAACACCTGTTGTAAGCCATCCATTAATTATATAATAAGTGACTATCATACGGATGTATATGAGTGATACACACTCTCATGGTGACGACACTGGATCGAGCGTCTCGCGGCGAACGTTCGTCAAAGCAGCGGGCGCGAGCGGGGCAACGGCCAGCCTCGCCGGCTGTATCTACGGTGGCGAGTCCTCGTCGGAGGATTCGGTCGTCTGGGGTATCGACCCGAACGCCGAAGAGGCGGTCGGTGACGAGATCGTATCC
This portion of the Natrinema salinisoli genome encodes:
- a CDS encoding 16S ribosomal RNA methyltransferase A — encoded protein: MRDPDGLIARAGVRGDPNRDQHFLVDDRVLDRLPTYLTEIDADTSHLLEIGGGTGALTDRLLAIGDEVTVVERDRELAAFLREEFADEIDAGELTVIEGDALEVELPEFTASVSNLPYGVSSEIAFRLFPEKKPLVLMFQQEFAERMVAESDTSEYGRLSVSSQHYADIELVESIPKEAFSPPPAVQSAVIRAVPREPDYAVENEEFFLRFVKALFTQRRKTIRNGIRNTAHISGLEEPEAVVDAAEDDVLQKRAGAMAPADFAALAQLAWDVGEPDDR
- a CDS encoding mechanosensitive ion channel family protein, whose amino-acid sequence is MTGLLTGPDWLSELFPTTPLKLAVSVVAVGLVIAVLVSYRRHHTWLADRTRPMYADVLSMTLLIGSCLVSLVVVTGVWGRTNEIQQLFAGLNLSTETVPRAVFSFVLLVATVIVSRFVRRIIEEVMNSAAAVTEHQRQVTHRLSQVTIWSASLVIILGIWIEDLGSLLVGAGFLGIVLGMAARQTLGTMLSGFVLMFARPFEIGDWIEVDDNEGIVTDISIVNTRIRSFDGEYIMIPNDVIASSMVTNRSKRGRLRLEIEVGVDYGTDVDRAAELAAEAVEDVEEAMTAPSPQVVGKSFGDSEVVLGVRFWIDKPSARRYWKARTAAIDAVKRAFEDEDVKIPFPQRELSGRAETDGLRIADEDRHPPSDERDSRGTEHRMTSPEDT
- a CDS encoding HemK2/MTQ2 family protein methyltransferase, with protein sequence MGLEERRDREPDVYQPAEDSELLAEAACERLAESELVLEVGTGSGYVAGRIADETSARVIASDLNPHAVRQARREGVETVRADLVSPFRDETFDAVVFNPPYLPTDPENEWDDWMEHALSGGEDGRAVIDPFLEHVGRVLAPDGVVYLLVSSLTGVDGVVERAGEAGFSAVAVADESFPFETLTVLELLR
- a CDS encoding PQQ-binding-like beta-propeller repeat protein, coding for MPSTRRTLLTTVGATGGSVAFAGCSLLSRVRGPDDPPPSGVDELPDPGNSARGANGEWSTFGCNAANTREVADGQAPVDGVTERWRVEVAQLTYQAPVVAGGRVYQPDVDTLRVLDAAEGTELWTDESVERAPLIWNDVAYVSTGDAIRALEADTGEQLWEREFETPGAVTAPATRAGEQLICGAGERVVALDPDDGTVRWDREVFGQIQDHPAVFKAHWFVITTRAGMVYLLDRDGMGGRRWQLPAEPTAPPSADTDSVYVNCRDGTTYALMDDGLSDPTRNWTADTGWADRGIAVADGLVLVANGQGLHAVDTESGDRHWKHGIGDWRHTAPAYGRDTVFVGGDRLHAVDPTPGDSPGGGPAVRFEREFAGRVGPGPVLDDGTIYVVAQVDDETYALLALE
- a CDS encoding 5-methyltetrahydropteroyltriglutamate--homocysteine methyltransferase encodes the protein MTEYVSTTPGLYPLPDWAKDDLSDLKGHQKHDLISGDEGEEITTAYEEAREEVIGVQQDAGLDRIVEGQLRWDDMLAHPLAVADAVETRGIVRYYDNNNFYREPVVQDDLEPTGDVADELETAAELADGDDLQAVLPGPYSLADLATDEHYGDEAEFLGAIAEFLEGEVDAFPAHETLFLLEPSLVESAPEDGRDERASEAIDRVASATDADVVVQPYWGALEEKVYAHLLDADIDAVGFDFVANQDDNLYNIQEYGAPDDIALGLADGQNTLVEDPEAIRDRTEWVEGQLGVTDFETVYLTTNTETFYLPYGKYVEKLEVLAEAADLAEVKAA
- a CDS encoding methionine synthase, whose product is MSNENKDQFRRPDHESDHFLLTTVVGSYPKPKWLNRAKELYQDDDHGFDEDDYQEAKDDAARLITNEHERAGLDVVVDGEMRRNEMVEFFAHRIEGYEFNGPVKVWGHNYFDKPSVVSEVEYDESWLVDEYEFTAEASDRPVKVPITGPYTLANWSFNEAYDDDDELTLELADLVNEEIEKLVDAGARYIQIDEPALATTPDDHAIVGEALEHIVADIPDDVRIGLHVCYGDYSRIYPEILEFPVDEFDLELANGDYDQLDVFKDPEFSKDLALGVCDAHVAEVESVEQIEENIKKGLEVVPPEQLVVSPDCGVKLLPREVAYGKMANMVQAARNVEADLDAGEIDVERGAPTPADD
- a CDS encoding glycoside hydrolase family 3 protein, whose translation is MKTTGVATAASTIGVGTNTAAAEGDADDIGGLIGEMSLEQKVGQMTQVAIDDLGDGFGPDTEFNDHDDVDTLGELFTDLHVGSVLNGGASGPTWDGEEFVAGLNRLQEYAVTNTDHGIPFLWGGDALHGNTLLDGCTSFPQRLNMGATRDVELVEAAATHTGNEIAAMGGHWIFGPTVDVLRDMRWGRYFEGHSEDSMLLGELGRARARGFQRSDRVAATVKHFAGYGTPNTGKDRAHARTSMRDLRTRQLPAYARALEEAETVMVNSGAVNGKPAHASQWLLTQVLRERYGFDGVVLTDWDDFERMLSNHEYLPDTEAGWREAVRQGLEAGIDMHMCGGETPPTKFIETTIDLVESGEIPEERIDESVRRILELKRDLGLFEQPTVPEDEIGDLVGGAQEVSERLAKESLVLLANEGDALPLEGPESLLLTGPGIEAGTENRFLMQHGGWTLGWQGIEDGDLTEEGPRPRQNTIADELSDRLDERFTHVPTEFEAAPYTSIYENFDNGFFDVTDEQEAAVVDAAGTADAVVVVLGEGPHNEGFGDRDKMGFPKAQRELVALVDGETADDVPIIGVILAGSPRGTADTFDHLDAILFAGQPGSDTGVAVTDALFGDYNPSGRLPFTWESNVGHVPLFYDDYPPRQSVGAADGMIQYEFGHGLSYTEWEYSGLSLSTNSIRNPASTATVTATVGVENVGDRAGEHIVEVYNTEFYGSVLQPHRRLMGFERVALEPGESATVDVELDLATLEVVPGDVPGDRAKVVEAGEYELSVGDETTTLTVENEASITDPEPVPGRYDIDGDGEEDFEDVMALYRRLKRRKRRGKRGRGRERDRGHPGR
- a CDS encoding TrmB family transcriptional regulator, with translation MDGDELVEILEDAGLSPYQADAFVTLLGLGSASATDIAQASDVPDPRIYDVLRGLEEKGYIETYEQDSLHARAHDPADVLADLRSRANRFETAADEIEDRWSRPDIEEHKVSIVKRLDTVLTRADELIRSATNQVQIGLTPPQFDDLSPALEEAHENGVDIKICLFPILSDESPVPSTDALSRACSEARYRDVPSPFVALVDRSWTCFSPHGGSTNEYGVIVNDRTHAYVFNWYFLTCLWDVHEVLYSARSDEPPMTYVDLRHCLRDIEPLLEDGRTIEATVEGFETETGREVSCRGTVTDITYAGVSASDGKTTPLNQLAGKASLTLTTEDGTYSVGGWGAMLEDYEATRITIEAVD